A window of Leclercia adecarboxylata contains these coding sequences:
- the mutL gene encoding DNA mismatch repair endonuclease MutL codes for MPIQVLPPQLANQIAAGEVVERPASVVKELVENSLDAGATRIDIDIERGGAKLIRIRDNGCGIKKEELALALARHATSKIASLDDLEAIISLGFRGEALASISSVSRLTLTSRTAEQQEAWQAYAEGRDMDVTVKPAAHPVGTTLEVLDLFYNTPARRKFMRTEKTEFGHIDEIIRRIALARFDVTINLSHNGKMMRQYRAVAPGGQKERRLGAICGTPFLEQALAIEWQHGDLTLRGWVADPKATSTAFAEIQYCYVNGRMMRDRLINHAIRQACEDKLGAGEQPAFVLYLEIDPHQVDVNVHPAKHEVRFHQSRLVHDFIYQGVLSVLQQQAEPGLPLSEEVPAPRQIPENRVAAGRNQFAEPAVAREPAAPRFSSGGSALRPSGANYPHAQPGYQKQAGAVYRTLLDTPAPVQKADEVIPATPALTGHSQSFGRVLTIIAPDAALLERDGQLALLSLPVAERWLKQAQLAPGPHQACAQPLLIPVRIKISPQETQVVQRHQAALAEMGIEMVQESHHVTLRAVPLPLRQQNLQNLIPELIGYLAQQTTFDAANTAQWIARQLASDHPTWSMAQAITVLAEVERLCPHLVKAPPGGLLQLIDLQTAKTALKNE; via the coding sequence ATGCCGATTCAGGTTCTGCCGCCGCAGCTTGCGAACCAAATCGCCGCCGGTGAGGTGGTGGAACGTCCTGCGTCGGTAGTGAAAGAGCTGGTGGAAAACAGCCTCGATGCAGGGGCAACCCGCATCGACATTGATATTGAACGCGGCGGTGCGAAACTCATTCGAATTCGCGATAACGGCTGCGGCATCAAAAAAGAGGAGCTGGCGCTGGCGCTGGCTCGTCACGCCACCAGTAAAATTGCCTCACTCGACGATCTTGAAGCCATCATAAGCCTCGGTTTTCGCGGTGAAGCGCTGGCCAGTATCAGCTCTGTTTCCCGCTTAACGCTCACCTCCCGCACCGCTGAACAGCAGGAAGCCTGGCAGGCTTATGCCGAAGGCCGGGATATGGACGTGACGGTTAAACCTGCCGCGCATCCGGTGGGTACGACGCTGGAAGTGCTGGATCTCTTCTATAACACCCCCGCACGGCGCAAATTTATGCGCACCGAAAAAACCGAATTCGGACATATAGACGAGATCATTCGCCGAATTGCCCTGGCACGCTTCGATGTCACCATCAATTTGAGCCACAACGGCAAGATGATGCGTCAGTATCGCGCCGTGGCGCCGGGCGGCCAGAAAGAGCGTCGGCTGGGCGCCATCTGCGGAACCCCGTTTCTTGAACAGGCGCTGGCCATCGAGTGGCAGCATGGCGATCTGACCCTCCGCGGCTGGGTAGCTGATCCCAAAGCGACCAGTACCGCGTTTGCCGAGATCCAGTATTGCTATGTAAACGGACGCATGATGCGTGACCGTCTCATCAACCATGCGATCCGCCAGGCGTGCGAAGATAAACTGGGTGCGGGTGAGCAGCCCGCTTTTGTGTTGTATCTGGAGATCGACCCGCATCAGGTGGACGTCAACGTCCACCCGGCGAAACATGAAGTGCGTTTTCATCAGTCGCGGCTGGTTCATGACTTCATCTACCAGGGCGTGCTGAGCGTGTTGCAGCAGCAGGCCGAGCCGGGCTTGCCGTTGAGCGAAGAGGTGCCTGCTCCGCGTCAGATCCCGGAGAACCGCGTTGCGGCGGGCAGAAACCAGTTTGCTGAACCCGCTGTGGCGCGGGAACCTGCCGCCCCGCGTTTTTCGTCTGGCGGCTCAGCCCTCAGGCCGTCTGGCGCTAATTATCCTCATGCCCAGCCGGGCTACCAGAAGCAGGCGGGCGCGGTGTATCGCACATTGCTCGACACGCCGGCTCCGGTGCAAAAAGCGGATGAGGTCATTCCTGCTACGCCTGCGCTAACGGGCCATAGCCAGAGTTTTGGCCGGGTGCTGACCATCATCGCGCCCGATGCGGCGCTACTGGAGCGTGACGGCCAGCTGGCGCTGTTATCCCTGCCGGTCGCCGAGCGCTGGCTGAAACAGGCGCAGCTGGCACCGGGCCCGCATCAGGCCTGCGCACAGCCTTTACTGATCCCGGTGCGGATAAAAATCTCACCGCAGGAGACGCAGGTTGTGCAGCGACATCAGGCTGCCCTTGCTGAAATGGGTATCGAAATGGTGCAGGAGTCGCATCATGTCACGCTTCGTGCCGTGCCTTTACCCTTACGCCAACAAAATTTACAAAACTTGATTCCTGAACTGATAGGCTACCTGGCGCAGCAGACAACGTTTGATGCCGCCAACACCGCGCAGTGGATCGCCCGCCAGCTGGCAAGCGACCATCCGACGTGGAGCATGGCACAGGCGATTACCGTGCTGGCGGAGGTTGAACGTCTCTGCCCACATCTGGTAAAAGCGCCACCGGGTGGTTTGTTGCAACTTATCGATCTACAAACGGCTAAGACCGCCCTGAAAAATGAGTGA
- the miaA gene encoding tRNA (adenosine(37)-N6)-dimethylallyltransferase MiaA: MSDLSNTSLPKAIFLMGPTASGKTALAIELRKVLPVELISVDSALIYQGMDIGTAKPNADELRAAPHRLLDILDPAQAYSAADFRRDALAHMAEITAAGRIPLLVGGTMLYFKALLEGLSPLPSADPAVRAKIEHQAAEQGWGALHEQLKEIDPVAAARIHPNDPQRLSRALEVFFISGKTLTELTQTSGEALPYQVHQFAIAPASRELLHQRIEQRFHQMLASDFEAEVRALFARGDLHTDMPSIRCVGYRQMWSYIEGEISHDEMVYRGVCATRQLAKRQITWLRGWDEVHWLDSEKPQQALHDVLQVVGDIAD, translated from the coding sequence ATGAGTGACTTGAGTAATACCAGCCTGCCAAAGGCGATATTTTTGATGGGGCCAACGGCCTCGGGCAAAACTGCGTTAGCCATTGAGTTACGTAAAGTTTTGCCAGTAGAGTTGATTAGCGTTGATTCCGCCCTTATTTATCAGGGGATGGATATCGGTACGGCAAAGCCTAACGCAGATGAGTTACGCGCGGCACCGCACCGATTGCTGGACATTCTCGACCCGGCGCAGGCTTATTCGGCGGCTGATTTTCGTCGCGATGCGCTGGCGCACATGGCGGAGATCACAGCAGCAGGGCGTATCCCGCTGCTGGTGGGCGGAACAATGCTGTATTTCAAAGCCTTACTGGAAGGATTGTCGCCGTTACCGTCGGCAGACCCCGCAGTAAGAGCAAAGATTGAGCATCAGGCAGCAGAGCAGGGATGGGGTGCGCTGCATGAGCAACTGAAAGAGATTGATCCGGTTGCTGCAGCACGTATTCATCCAAATGATCCGCAAAGGCTTTCCCGGGCACTGGAAGTTTTTTTCATTTCGGGTAAAACTTTAACGGAACTGACGCAAACGTCAGGAGAGGCTCTGCCGTATCAGGTGCATCAGTTCGCCATCGCCCCGGCGAGCCGTGAACTGCTCCATCAGCGAATTGAGCAGCGTTTTCATCAGATGTTGGCTTCAGATTTTGAAGCAGAAGTGCGGGCGCTATTTGCCCGTGGAGATTTGCATACGGATATGCCTTCCATTCGTTGCGTGGGTTATCGCCAGATGTGGTCCTACATTGAAGGTGAAATTTCACATGATGAAATGGTTTATCGAGGTGTTTGCGCCACGAGACAGTTGGCGAAGCGCCAGATAACCTGGTTACGCGGTTGGGACGAGGTTCACTGGTTAGACAGTGAAAAGCCACAACAGGCGTTACATGATGTATTACAGGTTGTTGGTGATATCGCAGACTGA
- the hfq gene encoding RNA chaperone Hfq, whose protein sequence is MAKGQSLQDPFLNALRRERVPVSIYLVNGIKLQGQIESFDQFVILLKNTVSQMVYKHAISTVVPSRPVSHHSNNAGGGSSNYHHGSNAQGSSAPAQDSEETE, encoded by the coding sequence ATGGCTAAGGGGCAATCTTTACAAGATCCGTTCTTGAACGCACTGCGTCGGGAACGTGTTCCAGTTTCTATTTATTTGGTGAATGGTATTAAGCTGCAAGGTCAGATTGAATCTTTCGATCAGTTCGTGATCCTGTTGAAAAACACGGTCAGCCAGATGGTCTACAAGCACGCGATTTCTACTGTTGTTCCGTCTCGCCCGGTATCTCATCACAGCAATAACGCTGGCGGCGGTTCCAGTAACTACCATCACGGCAGCAACGCACAGGGCTCTTCTGCGCCTGCGCAGGACAGCGAAGAAACCGAATAA
- the hflX gene encoding ribosome rescue GTPase HflX, with protein sequence MFDRYDAGEQAVLVHIYFSQDKDMEDLQEFESLVSSAGVEAMQVITGSRKAPHPKYFVGEGKAVEIADAVKATGASVVLFDHALTPAQERNLERLCECRVIDRTGLILDIFAQRARTHEGKLQVELAQLRHLATRLVRGWTHLERQKGGIGLRGPGETQLETDRRLLRGRITQILSRLEKVEKQREQGRRSRQKADIPTVSLVGYTNAGKSTLFNQITEAQVYAADQLFATLDPTLRRIDVTDVGETVLADTVGFIRHLPHDLVAAFKATLQETRQATLLLHVIDAADVRLQENIDAVNIVLEEIDAHEIPTLLVMNKIDMLDGFEPRIDRDEENIPIRVWLSAQTGIGVPLLFQALTERLSGEVAQHTLRLPPEEGRLRSRFYQLQAIEKEWMEDDGSVGLQVRMPIVDWRRLCKQEPALVDYVV encoded by the coding sequence TTGTTTGACCGTTACGATGCCGGTGAGCAGGCGGTGCTGGTACACATCTATTTTTCGCAAGACAAAGATATGGAAGATCTCCAGGAGTTTGAATCTCTGGTCTCTTCCGCCGGTGTCGAAGCAATGCAGGTGATTACCGGTAGCCGTAAAGCGCCGCACCCAAAGTATTTTGTTGGTGAAGGTAAAGCAGTAGAGATTGCGGATGCCGTTAAAGCGACTGGCGCATCAGTCGTGCTATTTGATCACGCCCTGACACCGGCCCAGGAACGCAACCTGGAACGTCTGTGCGAATGCCGGGTTATCGATCGGACGGGTTTGATTTTAGACATTTTTGCCCAACGTGCACGTACCCATGAAGGGAAATTGCAGGTTGAGCTGGCGCAGCTGCGCCATCTGGCGACGCGCCTGGTGCGTGGCTGGACACACCTTGAACGACAAAAGGGCGGGATTGGTTTGCGCGGCCCGGGTGAAACCCAGCTCGAAACCGACCGTCGCTTGCTGCGTGGCCGTATTACCCAGATCCTCTCACGACTGGAAAAAGTTGAGAAGCAACGCGAGCAGGGGCGCCGCTCCCGACAGAAGGCTGACATCCCGACGGTGTCGCTGGTCGGTTATACCAACGCCGGTAAATCCACCCTGTTTAACCAGATAACCGAGGCCCAGGTGTATGCCGCAGACCAGTTGTTTGCGACCCTGGATCCGACGCTGCGCCGTATTGACGTAACGGATGTCGGTGAAACCGTGCTGGCGGATACCGTTGGGTTTATCCGTCATTTGCCGCACGATCTGGTGGCCGCGTTTAAAGCCACTCTGCAGGAGACGCGTCAGGCGACGTTGCTGCTGCACGTCATTGACGCTGCGGATGTCCGCCTGCAGGAAAATATTGATGCAGTGAATATCGTGCTGGAAGAGATTGATGCACACGAGATCCCGACGCTGCTGGTGATGAATAAGATCGATATGCTGGACGGTTTTGAGCCGCGTATCGACAGGGATGAAGAGAACATACCGATTCGGGTCTGGCTATCTGCCCAGACCGGTATTGGTGTACCACTGCTTTTCCAGGCCTTAACAGAACGTCTTTCTGGTGAAGTGGCTCAGCACACGCTGCGTTTACCACCCGAGGAAGGCCGACTGCGCAGCCGTTTTTATCAGCTTCAGGCGATAGAAAAAGAGTGGATGGAGGATGACGGCAGCGTGGGGTTGCAGGTGCGTATGCCAATCGTTGACTGGCGTCGCCTCTGTAAACAAGAACCTGCGCTGGTCGACTACGTCGTCTGA
- the hflK gene encoding FtsH protease activity modulator HflK: protein MAWNQPGNNGQDRDPWGSSNNQGGNSGGNGNKGGREQGPPDLDDIFRKLSKKLGGLGGGKGTGGGTGQGPRPHMGGRVVGIVAAAAVIIWAASGFYTIKEAERGVVTRFGKFSHLVEPGLNWKPTFIDDVTAVNVESVRELAASGVMLTSDENVVRVEMNVQYRVTDPQHYLFSVTSADDSLRQATDSALRGVIGKYTMDRILTEGRTVIRSDTQRELEETIRPYNMGITLLDVNFQAARPPEEVKAAFDDAIAARENEQQYIREAEAYTNEVQPRANGQAQRILEEARAYKTQTVLEAQGEVARFAKILPEYKAAPEITRERLYIETMEKVLSHTRKVLVNDSKNGNLMVLPLDQMLKGGNAPAAKNDNSGANNLLRLPPASTNSSSANTTSTNERDIMDQRRANAQRNDYQRQGE, encoded by the coding sequence ATGGCGTGGAATCAGCCCGGTAATAACGGACAAGACCGCGACCCGTGGGGGAGCAGCAATAATCAAGGCGGCAACTCCGGGGGAAATGGCAACAAAGGTGGTCGCGAGCAGGGGCCACCCGATCTGGATGATATCTTCCGCAAGCTGAGTAAAAAGCTGGGCGGACTTGGCGGTGGTAAAGGCACTGGCGGTGGTACTGGCCAGGGGCCGCGTCCTCATATGGGCGGTCGCGTGGTGGGCATTGTTGCAGCAGCAGCGGTGATCATCTGGGCAGCCAGCGGGTTCTACACGATCAAAGAAGCAGAACGCGGTGTTGTGACCCGTTTTGGTAAATTCAGCCATCTGGTTGAGCCAGGCCTGAACTGGAAGCCAACCTTTATCGATGACGTCACGGCGGTGAACGTTGAATCGGTACGTGAACTGGCGGCATCCGGCGTGATGCTGACGTCCGACGAGAACGTCGTACGCGTCGAGATGAACGTGCAGTACCGTGTGACCGATCCACAGCACTATCTGTTCAGCGTGACCAGCGCCGATGACAGCCTGCGTCAGGCGACCGACAGCGCCCTGCGCGGCGTCATCGGTAAATACACCATGGACCGCATTCTGACTGAAGGTCGTACCGTTATTCGTAGCGATACCCAGCGCGAGCTGGAAGAGACCATCCGTCCGTACAACATGGGTATTACCCTGCTGGACGTCAACTTCCAGGCTGCTCGTCCGCCGGAAGAGGTGAAGGCCGCTTTTGATGATGCGATTGCTGCACGTGAAAACGAACAGCAGTACATCCGTGAGGCTGAGGCCTACACCAACGAAGTTCAGCCGCGTGCGAACGGTCAGGCCCAGCGTATTCTTGAAGAAGCGCGTGCCTACAAGACGCAGACCGTGCTGGAAGCTCAGGGTGAAGTGGCTCGCTTTGCCAAGATCCTGCCGGAATATAAAGCCGCGCCGGAAATTACCCGTGAGCGTCTCTATATCGAGACCATGGAGAAAGTGCTGAGCCATACCCGTAAAGTGCTGGTTAACGACAGCAAGAACGGCAACCTGATGGTTCTGCCGCTGGATCAGATGCTGAAAGGCGGTAACGCCCCGGCGGCAAAAAATGACAACAGCGGCGCCAATAACCTGCTGCGTCTGCCGCCTGCGTCTACCAACAGCTCCAGCGCGAATACCACCTCAACTAATGAGCGTGACATCATGGACCAACGCCGCGCCAACGCGCAGCGTAACGACTACCAGCGTCAGGGGGAATAA
- the hflC gene encoding protease modulator HflC — MRKSVIAIIIIVLVVLYTSIFVIKEGERGIKFQFSSVVRDGDKRPVIYEPGLHFKVPFIQSVKTLDARIQTMDNQADRFVTKEKKDLIVDSYIKWRISDFSRYFLATGGGDVSQAEVLLKRKFSDRLRSEIGRLDVRDIVTDSRGRLTSEVRDALNSGSAGTEDEVTTPAADDAIAKAAERVQAETNGKVAVINPNSMAALGIEVVDVRIKQINLPTEVSEAIYNRMRAEREAVARRHRSQGQEEAEKLRATADYEVTKTLAEAERQGRILRGEGDAEAAKLFADAFSQDPDFYAFIRSLRAYESSFQSNQDVMVLSPDSDFFRYMKSPTTTR; from the coding sequence ATGCGTAAGTCAGTTATTGCGATCATTATTATCGTGCTGGTTGTACTTTACACCTCGATTTTTGTGATTAAAGAGGGTGAGCGTGGGATTAAATTCCAGTTCAGCAGCGTCGTGCGTGATGGCGACAAGCGTCCGGTAATTTATGAGCCAGGCCTGCATTTCAAAGTGCCGTTTATTCAGTCAGTGAAAACGCTTGATGCGCGTATTCAGACCATGGATAACCAGGCCGATCGTTTCGTGACCAAAGAGAAAAAAGACCTGATCGTTGACTCCTACATCAAGTGGCGTATCAGCGACTTCAGCCGTTACTTCCTGGCGACCGGTGGCGGTGACGTCTCCCAGGCCGAAGTGCTGCTGAAACGTAAGTTCTCTGACCGTCTGCGTTCTGAAATTGGTCGTCTGGACGTGCGCGACATCGTAACCGACTCTCGCGGTCGTCTGACCTCTGAAGTGCGCGATGCGCTGAACTCCGGCTCCGCGGGCACGGAAGATGAAGTGACCACCCCAGCGGCCGACGATGCCATCGCCAAAGCAGCTGAACGCGTTCAGGCTGAAACCAACGGCAAAGTAGCGGTTATCAACCCGAACAGTATGGCGGCGTTGGGTATCGAAGTGGTTGACGTGCGTATCAAGCAGATCAACCTGCCGACGGAAGTGTCTGAGGCTATCTACAACCGTATGCGTGCCGAACGTGAAGCGGTAGCGCGTCGCCATCGTTCACAGGGTCAGGAAGAAGCTGAAAAGCTGCGTGCAACCGCAGACTATGAAGTGACTAAAACTCTGGCAGAAGCGGAGCGTCAGGGTCGTATTCTGCGCGGTGAAGGTGATGCCGAAGCCGCGAAGCTGTTTGCCGATGCATTCAGCCAGGATCCCGACTTCTATGCCTTTATCCGTAGCCTCCGCGCCTACGAGAGTAGCTTCCAGAGCAATCAGGACGTGATGGTTCTGAGCCCGGATAGCGATTTCTTCCGCTACATGAAGTCGCCTACGACAACCCGATAA
- a CDS encoding adenylosuccinate synthase encodes MGNNVVVLGTQWGDEGKGKIVDLLTERAKFVVRYQGGHNAGHTLVINGEKTVLHLIPSGILRDNVTSIIGNGVVLSPAALMKEMKGLEDRGIPVRERLLLSEACPLILDYHVALDLAREKARGAKAIGTTGRGIGPAYEDKVARRGLRVGDLFDKATFAEKLKEVMEYHNFQLVNFYKVDAVDYQKVLDDVMAIADILTGMVVDVSDLLDQARKRGDFVMFEGAQGTLLDIDHGTYPYVTSSNTTAGGVATGSGLGPRYVDYVLGIIKAYSTRVGAGPFPTELFDETGEFLCKQGNEFGATTGRRRRTGWLDAVAVRRAVQINSLSGFCLTKLDVLDGLKEVKICVAYRMPDGREVTTTPLAADDWQGIEPIYETMPGWSETTFGVKERSGLPQAALDYIQRIEELTGVPIDIISTGPDRSETMILRDPFDA; translated from the coding sequence ATGGGTAACAACGTCGTCGTACTGGGCACCCAATGGGGTGACGAAGGTAAAGGGAAGATCGTCGATCTTCTGACTGAGCGTGCTAAATTTGTTGTACGTTATCAGGGTGGTCACAACGCGGGCCATACTCTCGTAATCAACGGTGAAAAAACCGTCCTCCATCTTATTCCATCAGGCATTCTTCGTGATAATGTGACCAGCATCATCGGTAACGGTGTTGTGCTGTCTCCTGCTGCGCTGATGAAAGAGATGAAAGGCCTGGAAGACCGTGGCATCCCGGTTCGCGAGCGTCTGCTGCTCTCCGAAGCCTGTCCGCTGATCCTCGACTACCACGTTGCACTGGATCTGGCGCGTGAAAAAGCGCGCGGCGCGAAAGCGATCGGCACCACCGGTCGTGGTATCGGCCCGGCTTACGAAGATAAAGTAGCCCGTCGCGGTCTGCGCGTTGGCGATCTGTTCGACAAAGCCACATTTGCTGAAAAACTGAAAGAAGTGATGGAATATCACAACTTCCAGCTGGTGAATTTCTACAAAGTTGACGCTGTCGACTACCAGAAAGTGCTGGATGATGTCATGGCGATCGCTGACATCCTGACCGGTATGGTTGTTGATGTGTCCGATCTGCTGGACCAGGCGCGCAAGCGTGGCGATTTCGTCATGTTCGAAGGTGCGCAGGGTACGCTGCTGGATATCGACCACGGTACCTATCCGTACGTTACCTCCTCTAACACCACCGCGGGTGGTGTGGCAACAGGCTCTGGCCTGGGTCCGCGTTATGTGGATTACGTTCTGGGTATCATCAAAGCTTACTCCACTCGCGTGGGTGCAGGTCCGTTCCCGACCGAGCTGTTTGATGAAACCGGCGAGTTCCTGTGCAAGCAAGGTAACGAGTTTGGCGCAACCACCGGTCGTCGTCGTCGTACCGGCTGGCTGGATGCGGTTGCAGTGCGCCGTGCGGTGCAGATCAACTCCCTGTCTGGCTTCTGCCTGACCAAGCTGGACGTGCTGGACGGTCTGAAAGAAGTGAAAATCTGCGTTGCCTACCGTATGCCGGATGGCCGCGAAGTGACGACCACTCCGCTGGCTGCTGATGACTGGCAGGGCATCGAGCCGATCTACGAAACCATGCCTGGCTGGTCTGAAACCACCTTTGGCGTGAAAGAGCGTAGCGGCCTGCCGCAGGCGGCACTGGATTACATCCAGCGTATTGAAGAACTGACCGGCGTGCCGATTGATATTATCTCTACCGGTCCGGATCGTTCTGAAACCATGATCCTGCGCGACCCGTTCGACGCATAA
- the nsrR gene encoding nitric oxide-sensing transcriptional repressor NsrR → MQLTSFTDYGLRALIYMASLPDGKMTSISEVTEVYGVSRNHMVKIINQLSRAGYVAAVRGKNGGIRLGKPAQSIRVGDVVRELEPLSLVNCSSEFCHITPACRLKQALSKAVQSFLMELDNYTLADLVEENQPLYKLLLVE, encoded by the coding sequence GTGCAGTTAACGAGTTTCACCGATTACGGATTACGCGCGCTGATCTACATGGCGTCGTTACCCGATGGGAAAATGACCAGTATCTCTGAGGTGACAGAGGTGTACGGTGTGTCCCGTAATCATATGGTCAAAATAATCAATCAACTTAGCCGTGCCGGATACGTTGCTGCCGTCCGCGGGAAAAATGGCGGCATCCGCCTGGGTAAACCGGCACAGAGTATTCGTGTTGGTGATGTGGTGCGCGAACTGGAGCCCTTGTCTCTGGTGAACTGCAGCAGCGAGTTCTGCCACATTACCCCCGCCTGTCGACTGAAACAGGCGCTTTCGAAGGCCGTGCAAAGTTTTCTCATGGAACTGGATAACTACACGCTGGCCGATTTGGTTGAAGAGAATCAACCGCTGTATAAATTATTGCTGGTGGAATGA
- the rnr gene encoding ribonuclease R translates to MSQDPFQEREAEKYANPIPSREFIIEHLTKREKPANREELAVELNIEGEEQIEALRRRLRAMERDGQLVFTRRQCYALPERLDLLKGIVIGHRDGYGFLRVEGRKDDLYLSSEQMKMCIHGDQILAQPLGADRKGRREARVVRVLVPKTSQIVGRYFTDAGVGFVVPDDSRLSFDILIPPEEVMGARMGFVVVVELTQRPTRRTKAIGKIVEVLGDNMGTGMAVDMALRTHEIPHVWPKAVEEQVEGLKEQVPESAKAGRVNLRSLPLVTIDGEDARDFDDAVYCEKKRGGGWRLWVAIADVSYYVRTGTPLDGEARNRGTSVYFPSQVVPMLPEVLSNGLCSLNPQVDRLCMVCEMTISSKGRLTGYKFYEAVMSSHARLTYTKVWHMLQGDQDLREQYAPLVKHIEELHNLYKVLDQAREERGGISFESEEAKFIFNAERRIERIEQTQRNDAHKLIEECMILANISAARFVEKAKEPALFRIHDKPTTEAITSFRTVLAELGLELPGGNKPEPRDYAELLESIADRPDAEMLQTMLLRSMKQAIYDPENRGHFGLALQSYAHFTSPIRRYPDLSLHRAIKYLLAHEQGHKGNTTETGGYHYSMEEMLQLGQHCSMTERRADEATRDVADWLKCDFMLDQVGNVFKGVIASVTGFGFFVRLDELFIDGLVHVSSLDNDYYRFDQVGQRLIGESGGQTYRLGDRVEVKVEAVNMDERKIDFSLISSERAPRNVGKTEREKAKKGAAGKTSGKRRQAGKRVNFEPDSAFRGEKKQKPKAAKKEARAAKKPSAKTQKIAAATKAKRAAKKKVAE, encoded by the coding sequence ATGTCACAAGATCCTTTCCAGGAACGCGAAGCTGAAAAATACGCGAACCCTATCCCCAGCCGCGAGTTCATCATTGAACACCTCACAAAACGTGAAAAACCTGCCAACCGTGAAGAACTTGCCGTTGAATTAAATATTGAAGGTGAAGAGCAAATCGAAGCCCTTCGCCGTCGTCTGCGCGCGATGGAGCGCGATGGACAACTCGTCTTTACCCGCCGTCAATGCTATGCCCTGCCAGAACGTCTCGATCTGCTGAAAGGCATAGTGATTGGCCACCGTGATGGTTACGGCTTCCTGCGCGTTGAAGGCCGCAAGGACGACCTCTACCTCTCTTCTGAGCAGATGAAGATGTGTATCCACGGCGACCAGATCCTGGCCCAGCCGCTGGGCGCAGACCGTAAAGGCCGTCGTGAAGCGCGCGTGGTGCGCGTACTGGTACCAAAAACCAGCCAGATTGTGGGCCGCTACTTCACCGACGCGGGTGTGGGTTTTGTTGTCCCGGACGACAGCCGCCTGAGCTTTGACATCCTCATTCCGCCTGAAGAGGTGATGGGCGCGCGGATGGGCTTTGTGGTTGTCGTTGAGCTGACCCAGCGTCCAACCCGCCGCACCAAAGCGATCGGTAAGATTGTCGAGGTGCTGGGCGATAACATGGGCACCGGCATGGCCGTAGATATGGCGCTGCGCACCCATGAAATCCCACACGTCTGGCCAAAAGCGGTTGAAGAGCAGGTTGAAGGCCTGAAAGAGCAGGTGCCGGAGTCGGCAAAAGCGGGCCGCGTGAATCTGCGCAGCCTGCCGCTGGTTACCATTGATGGCGAAGACGCCCGTGACTTCGATGACGCCGTGTACTGTGAGAAAAAGCGCGGCGGCGGCTGGCGTCTGTGGGTGGCGATTGCCGATGTGAGCTATTACGTCCGTACCGGTACGCCGCTGGATGGTGAAGCGCGCAACCGCGGCACCTCGGTCTACTTCCCGTCACAGGTGGTACCGATGCTGCCGGAAGTGCTCTCCAACGGTCTCTGCTCGCTCAACCCGCAGGTTGACCGTCTGTGCATGGTGTGTGAAATGACCATCTCCAGCAAAGGGCGTTTAACCGGCTACAAATTCTATGAAGCGGTGATGAGTTCACATGCGCGCCTGACCTACACCAAAGTGTGGCATATGCTGCAGGGTGACCAGGATCTGCGCGAGCAGTACGCTCCGCTGGTGAAGCACATCGAAGAGCTGCATAACCTCTATAAAGTGCTGGATCAGGCACGTGAAGAGCGCGGCGGGATCTCATTTGAGAGTGAAGAGGCGAAGTTCATCTTTAACGCCGAGCGTCGTATTGAGCGTATCGAGCAGACTCAGCGTAACGATGCTCACAAGCTCATTGAAGAGTGCATGATCCTGGCGAACATCTCTGCGGCACGCTTTGTTGAGAAAGCCAAAGAGCCTGCGCTGTTCCGTATTCACGATAAACCAACCACTGAAGCCATCACCTCTTTCCGCACCGTGCTGGCGGAACTGGGTCTTGAGCTGCCGGGTGGCAACAAGCCGGAGCCGCGCGATTACGCTGAGCTGCTGGAATCTATCGCCGATCGCCCGGATGCAGAAATGCTGCAAACCATGCTGCTGCGCTCTATGAAGCAGGCGATTTACGATCCTGAAAACCGCGGTCACTTTGGTCTGGCACTGCAGTCGTATGCCCACTTCACTTCGCCGATTCGCCGTTATCCGGACCTCTCCCTGCACCGTGCCATTAAGTATCTGCTGGCGCATGAACAGGGACATAAGGGCAATACCACGGAGACCGGTGGGTATCACTACTCCATGGAAGAGATGTTGCAGCTGGGCCAGCACTGTTCAATGACCGAACGCCGTGCTGATGAAGCAACGCGCGACGTCGCTGACTGGCTGAAGTGTGACTTCATGCTGGATCAGGTCGGAAACGTATTTAAAGGCGTCATCGCCAGCGTCACCGGCTTTGGTTTCTTTGTTCGCCTTGATGAACTGTTTATTGATGGCCTGGTTCATGTTTCATCCCTGGACAACGACTACTACCGGTTTGACCAGGTCGGACAACGCCTGATTGGCGAATCTGGCGGTCAGACGTATCGCCTGGGCGATCGCGTGGAAGTGAAGGTTGAAGCCGTCAACATGGACGAGCGTAAGATCGACTTCAGCCTCATCTCCAGCGAACGTGCGCCGCGCAACGTGGGTAAAACCGAGCGCGAGAAAGCGAAGAAAGGCGCTGCCGGCAAAACCAGCGGTAAACGTCGTCAGGCCGGCAAGAGAGTAAACTTCGAGCCGGATAGCGCGTTCCGCGGCGAGAAAAAACAGAAGCCGAAGGCCGCGAAGAAAGAGGCCAGAGCGGCGAAAAAACCGTCGGCTAAAACCCAGAAAATCGCTGCTGCCACCAAAGCGAAGCGCGCAGCGAAGAAAAAAGTGGCGGAGTAA